The nucleotide sequence AATGGATTCAGGAAGACTTCTAATCTTTGTTCGATCAAGATTCAAGTATTTTAGATGAAACAATTTCATAAGAGAATTTGGGAGGCTGTCTATGGATGTATCACGCAATTCCAAGACTGAGACGCTTTAAGCTTTCAAATACATGATCCTCTATTAGCTTGATTTGAGGGCATGTGTAGGGCTCTTAAACACTTTGCTCTATTATCACGTGGGGAAGAGATAACACATCACCTTGGTTTGAGATGGACGAACGACGAATCTTTGTCAAAGAATTTGCACTCGTGCATTGAGAATCATTAATGATAATTCCTTCCTCTTCCATCAGTTTTTCCCCAAGAGATCGTAAAACATCATGCATAACAAATGCTATACCATCTAACAATCTAAAATCATTTTGCAAAAGGTTTCTTGCAATAAGTTCTTTGTAGTAGTCTTCTACGATATTTTCCATGAAATTATCTGATTGTTCAATCACAAACCCTTCATCCACCCACACTCGCATTATGTCCTGTCCGGCCTCCATGATATCCCATGGTAGAAAGCACAACTAAGAAAACATTGTTTGAGGTGACCGGTTAGATCCTCATAGCTCAAGTATAATGCACCGTTGGGCCGTTGCACCGCCCTGGATTCCTGATCAGGTGGAAATCCTTGTTGGGCATCCTTGGAGTGGGGAAAGGGTCGAGCTGGAGGTTGAGGTGGCCTTCTCTCCGACTTGTCGGTAGGAGCATTGGCAGGATCAAGCGTCTTGTCTACTTTCCTCCGGGTAGCctgggcttcttctacattaatgtaGCTTGCTGTCTTTCCCAGCATCTTGTCAAATTTCTTTATAGGCTCTCGAATGAGAGctcggaagaactctccttccaCCAAGCCGTGCAAGAAGACGCTAATCAAGATCTTCGAGGTAACGAACGGGACATCCTGAGCTACTTGATTGAAGCGTTTTATGTAACTTCTCAAGAGCTCTGCAGACCCTTGCTGGAGGGCGAAGAAATAGTGTTCTATCTTCTGATATTTCCTGCTGTTGACAAAATGGCGCAGGAAAGCATTCTTGAAATCCTAAAAGCAAGTGATAGATCCATTcagcaatccatcgaaccattttTGTGTCGAGCCAGACAGAGTGTTTAAGAACACTTGACATTTGATAGCGTATCTGTATTAGTGCAGCAACACAGTGTTCTGAAATTTTCGGAGATGATCCTCTGGGTCCTTGCTACCATCATATTCTCCTGGGGGCTTGTACTCCTTCGGTAGCTTCTCCTCaagtacccttagagagaaggACACTTGCTCCTCGAGCATCTCCCTTAGCTCCTCCCGGAGGACTATAGCCTTCCCCTTCTTCGAATCTCTGGGAGGGGAACTCTCCGCCATAGAGGCCTGATGTTACTCTTTCTTGTGGTAATACTCTGGGCAGGGTCGCGATAGAAAGTTTGAGGAAAATCCTCAGGTTGTTTTCTTTTAGACCCCCTATCTGAAGCATAGGTCTGGTTTTTTGAAATGGCAGGCATCTTGTGCAGTTGTGAAGTGGTGGTATGCCTTTCGGAAGTCGTTCGTCTCTTGGCTTCCTTGAATAGCTCGTACTTTCCAATTGTCATGGTGACGTTGATCTTGCCAGTGTCCTCCATCATCACGTTCTACAACAGGTGAAGGGGTTTCTCACAGATTGCGCCAAATTGATCTTAtccgaaatctgagtcagacgaaggtcggCTAAGATGGTGCTGGCGTTGACGGAGAGGTGACTTAGGCACACCTAGAGTGTGTGAACCGGAAAAACAAACCCCACATGGTACTCCTAGATAGTGGTAACAAGACCGACGGTACTTTGGTTCTGCGCACACTTGGACAAGAACAcggaacgttagagaccagaaatcagGGGGAAAGTCCTCGGTGCagaccctccgacgttcaagccaagtacttttttcccagaagaatagtgtacgaaAGAGCGAGAATTGTAGAAGACGAGTGCGTATATGTGTGTACCTGGCTAAGGGAgagaacctccctttttatatgacgctACGTACATTTAAAGCCTGCatgttgtcagagaatgtcgggtgtcagggctTGTTGGGTGAGAGAAGGTGTAtggttgtaaaataccgaaaatggcgaataatgataagggaattttccgtaatttttagaaatttttcggtaatttttcggagctcgtatggacgagtttacggggataaaaatggggctggggaaagcatgtttagattacccattttaacgaggaaaagttggattattttcttttctattttcttttcctccccCGTGCCATAACCGTTCCCCCTCTTTTCTTCTAtcaaacggaggatgtcagaggcgcaggaccgccagaagagttatgttgattggagacgcagacccttggagttctctgttgacgaccatgtatttttgcgagtCTCACCCactaaaggggtgaagagatttggcctcagaggtaagctagctccgcgatacttTGGACCTTTCcatatcttggagaggattggagcggtagcttatcgtcggGTACTATGTCCCTAGCAGGCGTCCACGACGTATTACATGTGTCTATGCTGGGGAGGTatatacccgacccgacacatgtgctgacagatatctcagttcccgttcagcctgacgtcaagtatgaggaggttccgatacggattttggaccggaaagagtatcagttgcggaacaagacaatccgactggttaaagttggatggcagcatcattctaaTGAGGCTACCtcggagctcgaggatacgattcgagctcgatacccccatcttttcacttgaggtatgtgatttaatttaccgttcaacatttatactctttacctgctGTTAGtaattgctgatggtagataacgaaatttggggagcaaatttttattagtgagggagaaagtaaaataccgaaaaatgaagaataatgataagagaatttttcagaatttttagaaatttttcgggaatttttcggagtttgtttggacgagtttacagggataaaaacggagtcggagaaagcctgtttagattacccattttaacgaggaaaggttggattattttcttttctattttctttttcttttcttcttttcctccccCGTGCCATAACCGttccccctcttttcttcttccctcacTCGTGTCGTGCCCCATCTCTCCTCCCGAATCCCCTTCTGCTCCCTTTCCCCTCCAGCGATGCCAAACTATCGTCGGCCTTGCCGACGCCACAAATTGACATTAGTCGGCCATTAGCTACCCGAGCtcatcgcctgtgccctagccgccctCTGCCCCGTCACGGTGACGACATCTCACCGTTTCCCTTTTTCTCTTCCTCGATCGCCATATCTCGCCGTCACCTGGGATCCATCACCGGGGTAGATCCGGACGCTGAGGATTCTTTTCGAGCCTAGGGCAAGAGGGTTGAGTTTCTTTTATGCATCGCCCTTCACCCATCGCCATTGGCCCTTCCTCCTCCGACGGTAGACCTGACCGGAGGCTAACAGAGGTGCTGGCTGATTGTAGGTTTCCCTTTCCCAAGCCTAGACTTGATCTTCTGTCACTGCATCATTGTACGTCGCAACTCCTATCACCGGACCCTCCTATATCACCCGATCACTGCCTTGCTTGTGCCTCTTCTCCCGACCTTGTTCGTGCAGAGAGATCGACAAGGATTTGGCCATGAGTATAAGTAGAACATGGTGAGTATTTGTGCCTCTGTTCTGTTTCCCATTTGATTTCTAACGATGGTATTCATTTGATCTCTATATGGGGCGTAGATTTGTTCCATAGTATTTTAGCATTTTGATTCCTGCCAAATTGATCAAGAAGTGCTTATTGATAGGGTGGTTGTTGTATGGTGGGAGATCTTTGGATAATTTTGAGGATAGCGTAAGCATTGATTTCCTAAATTATGTTCCGATCTAAGTCTTGCTACTGGGAATTTGAACTTGAATCGGATACTAATATAGATCATATTGAATATGGAGGATTTCATGATTTGTATGGTTAgaacatgtgtagatcttgtgTGGGCTTGATTtgaggttgtaattagttgtgatgtgattagggttttatcctaatttacttttagggattttatttagctattcttatgaatttagctaaataaaatatttttatgatgttTGACGTAGGACtatgattcgagacgagcatctcgacgttggatttgattggattggacctgctatttgaggtgcactacaacaaaatcgctcatagacatcagtggaacaacaacgattttaggctaaaaccgatgtctttgaatattttacaccggtttttctaaaaaccggtgtctatgagcgcagattttagctcatagacatcggttttttaggcgatgtctatgagcgccctttttttggttaatagacaccgattttaacatcggtttttaaaatccgatgttaatgaaccctaataatattttaatttttccccacaagccaaaatctgcacactgtgaattccctccaaacctaaatctttatcccgcccttcctccgcgcgacatctctctcgcgataacctaaacctccgaccatccgaccatccgaccatctctctcagtctaaacctaaacctccgaccatctctctcaacctcatctccctcttccccccttcctagatcctctcccgatcaggatcaagacacgatgaacttgcttctccgtccaaccacactgcatctcctccaactcctccatttggttgagaagaggaggccttggTAGCGTACAACATTCCCACCCGCGCGTCCAGAGCCACCGGCACCACCTCCTCCGCCACCTCTGCGAACAGCGGGCTGAACCGCAGCAGGTACGGCTCCCGGCACGTCGTCCCCTCCGGGCACACCGCCAGGCCCCCCTCCACCGCCAGCAGCCGCCGCATCGTCGCCGCGTCTCGTCCCCTGTCCCGGGTCAGCCGCACAGTCCGCATCGGCGCCAACGCCTTCGACACCCGGATCGTCTCCGCATCGATTTTTCGCTCTTTAATTCTACTGCCAGATCCTCTGTGATCGGATTCGGTTAAGGGTTTCGGTTTGTAGATCGACTGGTTCTACTGCCAGATCATTTTCATTCAACACAGAGCATGAAAATGATCGGCTTATTTGGgattttcttcaaaatcttgtttGCTAAAATGATCTAGTTGGGAAAAATAAAGAGTATAGAAGAAAATGGAATTTTCTTTCTTTGTTCTTGAATAGGGTTTCCGATTTCCATCACATCCGACGGCAGCTATTTTCCATTTGGCATTTCCGTCCATCGCCGGCAGGCAGGATCATGGCTGTCCAAGCCCAGGCGGCCGCCGAAGCGGCGCTTCTCCAATCGCTGAATTGCAACAGCACAGTTCCGGTGGCGGAATTGCTCGCCGCAGCTCGATTTCTGCTCACGGTAAGAGTTGATTCCGTCATTTCACTTTTAAAAGGTTTTCTTGTCTCCCTCAATTACTGCTCTTTTGTGTCAttccagaaaataaaaatacaagatGCATCTTTGCAAGCTCGATGTTAATTTTAGGAAAAAATTTATTGCACCGACCTATAAGATTTATCTGTTCTTTAAATATATCTTACAATAACTACTAACATTTAACAGTGACTTAAATGGAATGATGAAAAATGGGGCAAATGCTTGTTCTAGTTTTCAAACTTAAGGGGTTTTTTGACGATCTTAGAACACTAAAAGCGTTTTTGAAAGTAGATAAACCTTCTGGTAAAATGAAAGTTTCCTTTTAATCTTGTCAGGAACCGAACCAGTGCCCTTCCATGCCTTTAGGACCCAGGAGTGTGGGCCTATGGGCATAACTGCTCACCAGAATTCTTTAAGATGGTTGATATGGACCACCATGGGgctttttgattcttcttactccTCCCTTCTGGAATTGCAAGCCATGATCCGAAAATTTATTCAACTAGTCTGTTAGTCTGGTTTTGAAATAGGAAGTAGGAGCAGTTTACTGAAAAAAACTTTCTCACTTTCACCTCATTACACTCCCCAAATCAGACAGAAAAATTACTGTTCATGTGTTTCCGTCCAATTTAGCTTCcagtttttttgataaatttatatttacaaacactttttaaaaatgtttttaatcaTCCAGCCTTAGAAAATTAAAAGTTTCCTTCTTTCGTATCCTAGTACTATGTAGTCTTGCATTGATCAATATCTGACCCTGTGTTGGTCAGGTGGCAATGCTAGCTGGTCTCTTTTGTTATCTTCCCTCTTTGTTCACGAACATGGTATCCATTGATGTTTCTGAACTTTTGCTGAACAATCATTGTTTGGCTAAGGGACAAACATTAGTTATTCAACTTTTTTGCTATGAATTGTGGATGGAAAAAAGGGTGTCTTGATGTTCTGCTGTCTGTAGACAATTTCAATAGCTTTGTAAAATCATGTCAAATATACATTGGCATTTTAAGGATGTAGGTCTTGCGGATGGTTTATGCTGCATTCTAGTGGATGCACCTTGTTGAAATTCTGGATAATTTAATTTGTGTTTTCTTAGTGAAATTCAACTCGCTGCAAAACGTAGTGTTTGTGCAAAATGACGCAAGTTTAAGTTTGGAAACCTTTCTTGACTTTTTTGCATTCAACACTAATGTTGCTAAAGAAGACTAATACTTCTCAATTGAATGACTTTTGCATTCAGGACCTAGTCAATAAGATGCCTGAGGTCCAACTTGGCCAGAAGAGTGAGTACTTAGAAGAAGATGGAGACAGGGATAGCGATGGGGATGGCAAGGGAGACAAAGATGGAGATtcggagggaggaggagaggagcaCTCGGAGGAAGACAATGTGGGCCGTGAAAACCCAAATGATGCGAACAGCAATGAAGCTGCAGGAGGTGATGAGGATGATGATGGAGGCAAACCAGATGGGGAAGATGAGAATGAAGGGGAAGAGCCTGAAGATCAGGATCCCAATGACAACAATGAACAAGATGATGACGATGACGACGATGATGATAGTGGTAATGCTGAGGATGAgggggaagaggaggaagaggatgaTGAAGAAGAGGTTGAAGACATAATTCAACCCccaaaaaagagaaagaaatgAATGATCAAGTTTGACATTTAGCTACTGTTATTCACCTTGCTTTGTTCAGCTGTTTTAAGTCATTAATCTTGGAGAATTATCATGTAATGGACCAGAACAAACTTTGATTTCTGAGAATATACAACCTCATTTTGCTTTCTCAGGTACAGAAGATCTCTAGATAAAGTTATTCCAAAAACAAATCTTATGATCAATGTGGTTGGGATAAAATCTTGGTGATGGCCAGTTAATAAAAAGTGACCATAAAAGGTTGAAATTTGATCCTGGCAGATCAGATGGTTAGAAGATTTGGTTGATTTCCAGTCACTAGTTTTTCTAGCTTTGGAATACTGATCTTGATATGCTATCAATTATTTCAGATATCAGATGAAGGGGGTGGCATACCAAGAAGTGGTCTTCCAAAGATTTTCACATATCTCTATAGCACTGCTAAAAATCCACTCGAGGAAAACGATGAAGGAAGCTCAGATGGAGTAATTATGGCTGGTTATGGTTATGGGCTTCCAATTAGTCGTCTCTATGCTCGCTATTTTGGTGGTGATTTACAAATTATCTCTATGGAAGGATATGGTAAATCCAATTCTTTCTTTATGCAATACTTAATCTCAAGTTCAATTTGTCCTGCTTGAATTCCAATATGGCTCATTCATTGCCTATTATGTTGCCAATACTTATTCGTGATTTACAAACTcgtgcttgctatgattttttgatacaaaccggatgctatgcttttgttacaatgattttttttatacaaaccgaatgctatgcttttgttacaaaccatatactagttggagactaaatgattgcctaagaagaaaggaattagagattaggagatgcagtga is from Zingiber officinale cultivar Zhangliang chromosome 7B, Zo_v1.1, whole genome shotgun sequence and encodes:
- the LOC122006199 gene encoding phosphopantothenoylcysteine decarboxylase subunit VHS3-like encodes the protein MAVQAQAAAEAALLQSLNCNSTVPVAELLAAARFLLTDLVNKMPEVQLGQKSEYLEEDGDRDSDGDGKGDKDGDSEGGGEEHSEEDNVGRENPNDANSNEAAGGDEDDDGGKPDGEDENEGEEPEDQDPNDNNEQDDDDDDDDDSGNAEDEGEEEEEDDEEEVEDIIQPPKKRKK